A region from the Fusobacterium russii ATCC 25533 genome encodes:
- the tilS gene encoding tRNA lysidine(34) synthetase TilS, producing the protein MELFKSILEFNNKKRLIEENDIIVVGFSGGPDSVFLTEMLLKLQKVISFKFYLVHINHMLRGEDANLDEFFSCEYAKKNKLEIFHKRINISEIAKKNKKTFEEVGREERYKFFKEISKLISANKIATAHNKDDQVETFLFKLIRGSSLQGLEGINSNKFNIIRPISEIYKDDILNYLNKNKIQYRIDKTNFENEYTRNSIRLDLIPFIEKRYNSKFKDKIYSLIEEIRENNIQNSLSLKNYINEDNKIKLDVLLNLSSFNIKQLLSKFLTENNISVNRKKIEEIFSILNKNGTKKIDLDLRHKLIKDYNYIYIEKKVKEHKNVKSEVIFKVFDNFQFNNYYVKSKLYEENIDKPDKNNIILTLPLDAELKLRYRQEGDKIILTASKGTITKKVKDIFINEKIPKDTRENIPILLYENEIVWIVGVKKGSISKNKSKNYEQILFSMKEVSD; encoded by the coding sequence ATGGAATTATTTAAGAGTATTCTGGAATTTAACAATAAAAAAAGACTCATTGAAGAAAACGATATTATTGTAGTTGGATTTTCTGGTGGCCCTGATTCAGTTTTTTTAACTGAAATGCTATTAAAACTCCAAAAAGTAATAAGTTTTAAATTTTATCTGGTGCATATAAATCATATGCTACGAGGAGAAGATGCTAATCTTGATGAGTTTTTTTCTTGTGAATATGCAAAAAAAAATAAACTTGAAATATTCCATAAAAGAATTAATATAAGTGAGATTGCAAAGAAAAATAAAAAAACTTTTGAAGAGGTTGGAAGAGAAGAACGATATAAATTTTTTAAAGAAATTTCTAAGCTGATTTCTGCAAATAAGATTGCAACCGCTCATAATAAAGATGATCAAGTTGAAACCTTTTTATTTAAATTAATAAGAGGTTCTTCTCTACAGGGGCTTGAAGGAATAAATTCAAACAAATTTAACATTATTCGTCCAATTTCTGAAATATATAAAGATGATATTTTAAATTACTTGAATAAAAATAAAATTCAATATAGAATAGATAAGACGAATTTTGAAAACGAATACACTAGAAACAGTATTAGACTTGATTTAATTCCTTTTATTGAAAAGAGGTATAACAGTAAATTTAAAGATAAAATTTACTCTTTAATAGAAGAGATAAGAGAAAATAATATTCAAAATTCTCTTTCACTTAAAAATTATATAAATGAAGATAATAAGATAAAACTTGATGTTTTATTAAACTTATCTTCTTTTAATATAAAGCAATTACTAAGTAAGTTTTTAACTGAAAATAATATTTCTGTAAATAGAAAAAAAATTGAAGAAATTTTTAGTATTTTAAATAAAAATGGTACTAAAAAAATTGATTTAGATTTGAGGCATAAACTAATAAAAGACTATAATTACATTTACATCGAAAAAAAAGTTAAAGAACATAAGAATGTAAAGTCTGAAGTTATATTTAAAGTTTTTGATAATTTTCAATTTAATAACTATTATGTAAAATCTAAATTGTATGAAGAAAATATTGATAAACCAGATAAAAATAATATCATTTTAACTTTGCCCTTAGATGCTGAATTAAAGCTAAGATATAGACAGGAAGGAGATAAAATAATTTTAACAGCTTCTAAAGGGACTATTACTAAAAAAGTTAAAGATATTTTTATTAATGAGAAAATACCAAAAGATACGAGAGAAAACATCCCTATTTTATTATATGAAAATGAAATTGTTTGGATAGTCGGTGTAAAAAAAGGCTCTATTTCAAAAAATAAGTCTAAAAACTATGAACAAATTTTATTTTCCATGAAGGAGGTAAGCGATTGA
- a CDS encoding amidohydrolase, whose translation MDIKKITEKYKDYILEKRRYFHMNPEPSLHEYNTSKVVQEELKKLNIPYIVAAKTGVIATIKGEKPGKTVLLRADMDALEVCEQNEVSYKSQKEGFMHACGHDGHTAMLLGAAHVLNEIKSEIKGEIKLLFQPAEEVAAGAKAMIEETKITDVIDGAFAIHLWQGVPVGKISLEPGARMAAADMFTVKIKGKSGHGSMPQETIDAVVVGSALVMNLQHLVSRNTNPLDTLVVTVGKFEAGTRMNIIAGEAILEGTMRSFSDNVWKAIPEQFERVVNNTCATYGATAEINLVRATPPLVNDEKISEILKESATKLYGDEVLIKYEKTPGGEDFAYFTQKVPGALAFVGIRNDEKGINAPHHNERFDMDESALEIGTNLYVQFAIDFLNS comes from the coding sequence ATGGATATAAAAAAAATTACAGAAAAATATAAAGATTACATATTAGAAAAAAGAAGATATTTTCATATGAATCCTGAACCCAGTCTTCATGAATATAATACTTCAAAAGTAGTTCAGGAGGAATTAAAAAAACTAAATATTCCTTATATAGTAGCAGCTAAAACAGGTGTTATAGCTACAATAAAAGGAGAAAAACCTGGAAAAACAGTTCTTTTGAGAGCCGATATGGATGCCTTGGAAGTATGTGAACAAAATGAAGTGTCTTATAAATCACAAAAAGAGGGATTTATGCATGCTTGTGGGCATGATGGACACACGGCTATGCTTTTAGGAGCGGCTCATGTTTTAAATGAAATAAAATCAGAAATAAAGGGAGAAATAAAACTTCTCTTCCAGCCGGCAGAAGAAGTAGCCGCAGGTGCTAAAGCAATGATAGAGGAAACTAAAATTACAGATGTTATAGATGGTGCTTTTGCAATACATCTTTGGCAAGGGGTACCGGTTGGAAAAATATCTTTAGAACCAGGAGCACGTATGGCTGCAGCTGATATGTTTACAGTAAAAATAAAAGGGAAGTCGGGACATGGTTCTATGCCACAAGAAACAATAGATGCAGTTGTTGTTGGTTCTGCACTTGTTATGAATTTACAACATCTTGTGAGTAGAAATACTAACCCTCTGGATACATTGGTTGTAACTGTAGGTAAATTTGAAGCAGGAACAAGAATGAATATTATTGCTGGAGAAGCTATTTTAGAAGGGACTATGAGATCTTTTTCTGACAATGTATGGAAGGCTATTCCGGAACAATTTGAAAGAGTTGTCAATAATACTTGTGCAACTTATGGTGCTACTGCTGAAATTAATTTGGTAAGAGCAACTCCTCCACTTGTAAATGATGAGAAAATATCAGAGATATTGAAAGAATCTGCTACAAAATTATATGGTGATGAGGTGCTTATAAAATATGAAAAGACACCGGGAGGAGAAGATTTTGCATATTTTACTCAAAAAGTACCGGGAGCTTTAGCTTTTGTAGGCATCAGAAATGACGAAAAAGGAATTAATGCACCACATCATAATGAAAGATTTGATATGGACGAGTCAGCTTTGGAAATAGGAACTAATTTATATGTACAGTTTGCTATTGATTTCTTAAATTCATAG
- the ftsH gene encoding ATP-dependent zinc metalloprotease FtsH — MNNNNLKDNELEKDENNLKDEQAKYNEQNSDKKELDAEKETQENLNSKPEKEPENTEKNDDDKENRKDEDREDRGESENKEHKNDDDRRLVGKAFKIKFSFKGLLMLIFIITLVMYIPTIMSESKQQARVKEISYSKFIENLKTGEIKEVQEKDGYVYGLKKLSESGEEKEQTSSSIADVFTNDKAEGNDGFRARLITDRLGYDNQLVSLISENKIVIKSVAPEQTPILLSLLISWVPTLFIIGVLFFMINRMNKGSGGPQIFSMGKSKAKENGENISNVTFNDVAGIDEAKHELEEVVEFLKEPEKFRKIGAKIPKGVLLLGNPGTGKTLLAKAVAGEAKVPFFSMSGSEFVEMFVGVGASRVRDLFAKARKNAPCIVFIDEIDAVGRKRGTGQGGGNDEREQTLNQLLVEMDGFGTEETIIVLAATNRPDVLDRALKRPGRFDRQVTVDPPDVKGRYEILLVHAKNKKFAADVNLKIIAKKTVGMVGADLANLLNEAAILAARNGRDAINMADLEEASEKVVMGPEKRSKIIPEEEKRLVAYHEVGHAIVNHVLGGETKVHKITMIPRGMAGGYTMSLPIKEKPMYTKKYFLTEMSIFFGGRAAEEIIFGKEYITAGASNDIERATAYAQLMVTKLGMTEKFGPILLDGTQDGDMFQRKYYSEQTGKEVDDEIRKIINECYQNALKVLLDNKDKLEEVTQVLLEKETIMGDEFEALMTDKTLNEQNADDNI, encoded by the coding sequence TTGAATAATAATAACTTAAAAGATAATGAGCTGGAAAAAGATGAAAATAATTTAAAAGATGAGCAGGCTAAATACAATGAACAAAATTCTGATAAAAAAGAACTTGATGCTGAAAAGGAAACTCAAGAAAATTTAAATTCAAAACCAGAAAAAGAACCAGAAAATACTGAAAAAAATGATGATGACAAAGAAAATAGAAAAGATGAAGATAGAGAAGATAGAGGCGAATCTGAAAATAAAGAGCATAAAAATGATGATGATAGAAGACTTGTAGGGAAAGCTTTTAAAATCAAATTCAGTTTCAAAGGCCTTCTAATGCTTATATTTATAATAACTTTAGTTATGTATATTCCTACTATAATGTCTGAGAGTAAACAACAGGCTCGAGTTAAAGAAATTTCATATTCTAAATTTATTGAAAATCTTAAAACTGGTGAAATTAAAGAAGTTCAAGAAAAAGATGGCTATGTCTATGGGCTTAAAAAGCTATCAGAGAGCGGTGAAGAAAAAGAACAAACAAGTTCTTCTATTGCAGATGTTTTTACTAATGATAAGGCAGAAGGTAATGATGGTTTTAGAGCTAGACTTATTACAGACAGGCTTGGTTATGACAATCAATTAGTTAGTTTAATTTCTGAAAATAAAATTGTTATAAAGTCTGTTGCTCCTGAACAAACTCCTATTTTATTAAGTTTACTTATTTCTTGGGTTCCTACTCTGTTCATTATAGGTGTTTTATTTTTTATGATAAACAGAATGAATAAAGGTAGCGGAGGACCTCAAATTTTCAGTATGGGGAAATCTAAGGCTAAAGAAAATGGTGAAAATATATCAAATGTTACTTTTAATGATGTCGCAGGTATAGATGAGGCTAAACATGAGCTTGAAGAAGTTGTTGAATTTTTAAAAGAACCTGAAAAATTTAGAAAAATTGGTGCTAAAATTCCTAAAGGAGTTTTACTTTTAGGAAATCCGGGAACGGGTAAAACTCTTCTTGCAAAAGCTGTTGCCGGTGAAGCGAAAGTTCCTTTTTTCAGTATGTCAGGATCGGAATTTGTTGAAATGTTTGTTGGAGTTGGAGCTTCAAGAGTTAGAGATTTATTTGCTAAAGCTAGAAAAAATGCTCCTTGTATTGTGTTTATTGATGAAATAGATGCTGTCGGTAGAAAAAGAGGTACTGGACAAGGTGGCGGAAATGATGAAAGAGAGCAAACACTAAATCAATTACTTGTAGAAATGGATGGCTTTGGTACTGAGGAAACTATAATTGTTTTAGCTGCTACAAATAGGCCGGATGTTTTGGATAGAGCATTAAAAAGACCTGGAAGATTTGATAGACAGGTAACTGTTGATCCACCTGATGTTAAGGGAAGGTATGAAATTTTATTGGTCCATGCAAAAAATAAAAAATTTGCAGCTGATGTAAATTTAAAAATTATTGCAAAGAAAACTGTTGGAATGGTTGGGGCTGATCTTGCTAACCTTTTAAATGAAGCTGCTATTTTAGCTGCTAGAAATGGAAGAGATGCTATCAATATGGCGGACTTAGAAGAGGCCTCTGAAAAGGTTGTTATGGGACCTGAAAAAAGATCTAAAATTATTCCTGAGGAAGAAAAAAGATTAGTTGCCTATCATGAAGTTGGTCATGCAATAGTAAATCATGTCTTAGGTGGAGAAACTAAGGTTCACAAGATAACTATGATACCTAGAGGTATGGCTGGTGGCTATACAATGAGTCTTCCAATAAAAGAAAAACCTATGTATACAAAAAAATATTTCTTAACTGAAATGTCTATATTCTTTGGTGGAAGAGCTGCTGAAGAGATAATTTTTGGAAAAGAATATATTACAGCCGGAGCAAGTAATGATATTGAAAGAGCTACTGCCTATGCTCAATTAATGGTTACTAAATTAGGTATGACTGAAAAATTTGGTCCTATCCTACTTGATGGCACTCAAGATGGAGATATGTTCCAAAGAAAATATTATTCAGAACAGACTGGTAAAGAAGTCGACGATGAAATAAGAAAAATTATAAATGAATGTTATCAAAATGCTTTAAAAGTATTACTTGACAACAAAGATAAGCTTGAAGAAGTAACTCAAGTTCTTTTAGAAAAAGAAACTATTATGGGAGATGAATTTGAAGCTTTAATGACAGACAAAACTTTAAATGAACAAAATGCAGATGATAATATTTAA
- a CDS encoding YibE/F family protein, with amino-acid sequence MKKFLYLFFIIFSLAFSTETYSEEEYISGKVISLISETKGEKSEGVDKILKFQVEVLEGEEKGRIVELDFPVYIEQQYNFTTKVGDKVVLYKSFDFENSEEEMESTPIESIYISDIDKRGIFYTLFAIFILTTLFVAKKKGSQSLIALLFTLIFIIKVFIPAVSKGYSPILFAVLTCIFSTIITTFFITGFSKKSFTAILGTTVGVAIAGILSYGFANIMRLTGYADAEILSYANIVSKINLKELISAGVIIGSLGAVMDVAVSISSSINELYEHNPNIKTKTLFKSAMNIGNDIIGTMVNTLVLAYIGSSILTILLVYLQSSSYPIIRILNYEDIATEILRSICGSIGILISVPVTSYIGTKIFKRKRS; translated from the coding sequence ATGAAGAAATTTTTATATTTATTTTTTATTATTTTTAGTTTAGCCTTCTCTACAGAAACTTATTCAGAGGAGGAATATATTTCTGGAAAAGTTATATCTTTAATCTCAGAAACCAAAGGTGAGAAAAGTGAGGGAGTGGATAAGATTTTAAAATTTCAAGTTGAAGTATTGGAAGGTGAAGAAAAAGGAAGAATTGTTGAGCTTGATTTTCCCGTTTATATTGAACAACAATACAATTTCACTACAAAGGTTGGAGATAAGGTTGTACTGTATAAAAGCTTTGATTTTGAAAACTCAGAAGAAGAAATGGAGAGTACTCCGATTGAAAGTATATACATATCAGATATAGACAAGAGAGGTATTTTTTATACTTTATTCGCTATCTTTATTCTTACGACACTCTTTGTTGCCAAAAAAAAAGGTAGCCAATCTCTTATTGCATTACTTTTTACATTAATTTTTATAATTAAAGTTTTTATTCCTGCTGTATCAAAGGGGTATTCTCCTATTTTATTTGCTGTATTGACCTGCATATTTTCAACAATTATTACAACTTTTTTTATAACAGGATTTTCAAAAAAATCTTTCACTGCCATTCTGGGAACGACTGTTGGTGTTGCTATAGCAGGTATTTTATCTTATGGTTTTGCTAATATTATGCGTTTAACCGGCTATGCTGATGCAGAAATTTTAAGTTATGCCAATATAGTATCTAAAATAAATTTAAAGGAGCTTATATCTGCCGGAGTTATAATAGGAAGTTTAGGTGCTGTTATGGATGTCGCTGTTTCAATATCCTCATCAATTAATGAACTATACGAACATAACCCTAATATCAAAACTAAAACCTTATTTAAATCTGCTATGAATATAGGAAACGATATAATTGGAACTATGGTAAACACTCTTGTTCTAGCATATATTGGCAGTTCAATACTGACAATTTTATTAGTTTATTTACAAAGCTCTTCCTATCCCATCATTAGAATTTTAAATTATGAAGATATTGCCACAGAAATTTTGAGATCTATCTGTGGAAGTATAGGAATTTTAATTTCTGTCCCTGTAACTTCATATATAGGAACTAAAATATTCAAAAGAAAAAGAAGCTGA
- the mltG gene encoding endolytic transglycosylase MltG translates to MKKIFLFLIILITAISLALGIQFEKKEKYNLVLEIDSNKSLKQSLAVLPNADSLLFKLYLKYRNGGRNIKAGYYEISGNYNIRELISILESGKSKMFKFTIIEGSTVKNVIDKLVSENRGKRENFYQALKEISFPYPTPNGNFEGYFYPETYFISEKASEKYILETFLKEFLKKFPEENYNDKEEFYQKLILASIIEREAAVEYEKPLMASVFYNRIEKNMYLAADSTVNFVFNYEKKRIYYKDLEVDSPYNTYKNKGLPPAPIANPTVSSVEATYNPAKTDYLFFVTKGGGEHFFSKTYKEHIDFQNQQLKEKEKKK, encoded by the coding sequence ATGAAAAAAATTTTTTTATTTTTAATTATATTAATAACAGCTATTAGCTTAGCTTTAGGTATACAATTTGAAAAAAAGGAAAAATATAATTTAGTGCTTGAAATTGATTCAAATAAAAGCTTAAAACAGTCTTTAGCTGTTTTGCCAAATGCTGATAGCCTATTGTTCAAATTATATTTGAAGTATAGAAATGGTGGTAGAAATATAAAGGCTGGGTACTATGAAATAAGTGGAAACTACAATATAAGGGAACTTATTTCCATTTTGGAAAGTGGAAAATCAAAAATGTTTAAGTTTACAATTATTGAGGGCTCAACAGTAAAAAATGTAATTGACAAGTTAGTTTCTGAAAATAGGGGAAAAAGAGAAAACTTTTATCAGGCATTAAAGGAAATCTCCTTTCCTTACCCTACTCCAAACGGAAATTTTGAGGGATATTTTTACCCTGAAACTTATTTTATTTCTGAAAAGGCTTCGGAGAAATATATTTTAGAAACTTTCCTAAAAGAATTTTTAAAGAAATTCCCAGAAGAAAATTATAATGATAAAGAAGAGTTTTATCAAAAACTTATCCTCGCATCTATAATTGAAAGAGAAGCTGCTGTAGAATATGAAAAACCTCTTATGGCATCTGTATTCTATAATAGAATTGAAAAAAATATGTATCTTGCAGCCGACTCAACTGTTAATTTTGTATTTAACTATGAAAAAAAGAGAATTTACTACAAAGATTTGGAAGTTGATTCTCCATATAATACTTATAAAAATAAAGGTCTACCTCCTGCTCCCATAGCCAATCCTACTGTCAGCTCTGTGGAGGCTACATATAATCCAGCTAAAACAGACTATCTATTTTTTGTAACTAAAGGTGGTGGAGAGCATTTTTTTAGCAAAACTTATAAAGAACATATAGACTTTCAAAATCAACAATTAAAAGAGAAGGAAAAGAAAAAATAA
- the rpsO gene encoding 30S ribosomal protein S15, translated as MRTKAEIIKEFGKSEADTGSTEVQIALLTEKINHLTEHLRTHKKDFHSRLGLLKMVGQRKRLLTYLTKKDLEGYRALIAKLGIRK; from the coding sequence ATGAGAACAAAAGCAGAAATTATAAAAGAGTTTGGAAAATCTGAAGCTGATACTGGATCAACTGAAGTACAAATAGCTCTTTTAACAGAAAAAATTAATCATTTAACAGAACATTTAAGAACACACAAAAAAGACTTCCATTCAAGATTAGGATTATTAAAAATGGTTGGTCAAAGAAAAAGATTACTTACTTATCTAACTAAGAAAGACTTAGAAGGATACAGAGCGTTAATAGCTAAATTAGGAATCAGAAAGTAA
- a CDS encoding DEAD/DEAH box helicase has protein sequence MEQLEKLKEFRELGLSEKTLKVLSKKGYESPTPIQKLTIPALLNNKKDIIGQAQTGTGKTAAFALPIIETYEATTQIQALVLTPTRELALQVAEEMNSLATSKKMKVIPVYGGQSIDIQRKLIKTGVDIVVGTPGRIIDLIERKLLKLQNLKYFVLDEADEMLNMGFIEDIEKILSYTNEDKRMLFFSATMPDEIMKIAKQHMKEYEVLAVKARELTTDLTEQIYFEVAEKDKFEALCRIIDLTKEFYGIVFCRTKTDVNEIVGRLNDRGYDAEGLHGDIGQNYREVTLKRFKTKKINILVATDVAARGIDINDLSHVINYAIPQEVESYVHRIGRTGRAGKEGTAITFITPQEYRRLLQIQKAVKKEIRKEKLPNIKDVIQAKKFRIIDDVSQILIDNDYDNFKKLANELLKMEEPENIVAALLKSVYSDILDESNYNEISPVKMEETGKTRLFIAMGRNEKITAKKLVDLIVKKAKIKQSTIKNAEVYESFSFVSVPFKEAELVIEAFSKDRKGRKPLIEKAKKR, from the coding sequence ATGGAACAATTAGAAAAATTAAAAGAGTTTAGAGAATTAGGTTTAAGTGAGAAGACATTAAAAGTTCTTTCAAAAAAAGGTTACGAATCTCCTACACCTATTCAAAAACTTACTATACCTGCTTTATTAAATAATAAGAAAGATATAATAGGACAGGCACAAACAGGAACAGGAAAAACTGCAGCTTTTGCTTTACCAATAATAGAAACTTATGAGGCAACAACACAAATTCAAGCTTTGGTTTTGACACCTACAAGAGAGCTAGCATTACAAGTGGCTGAAGAGATGAATAGCCTAGCTACGAGCAAAAAAATGAAAGTAATCCCGGTATATGGTGGACAATCAATAGATATTCAAAGAAAACTTATTAAAACAGGAGTCGATATAGTTGTAGGAACTCCGGGAAGAATTATTGACCTAATCGAGAGAAAACTTTTAAAATTACAGAACTTAAAATATTTTGTTTTAGATGAAGCAGATGAAATGCTTAATATGGGCTTTATAGAAGATATTGAAAAAATTCTTTCTTACACCAATGAAGATAAGAGAATGTTATTTTTCTCGGCAACAATGCCTGATGAAATAATGAAAATTGCAAAGCAGCATATGAAAGAATATGAAGTCTTAGCTGTAAAGGCAAGAGAGCTTACTACAGATCTAACAGAACAAATCTATTTTGAAGTGGCTGAAAAAGATAAATTTGAAGCTCTATGCAGAATAATTGACTTAACTAAAGAGTTTTATGGTATAGTTTTCTGTAGAACAAAAACTGATGTAAATGAAATCGTAGGAAGACTTAATGACAGAGGTTATGATGCAGAAGGCTTACATGGTGACATAGGGCAAAATTATAGAGAAGTTACTTTAAAGAGATTTAAGACAAAAAAAATAAATATACTGGTTGCAACTGATGTGGCTGCCAGAGGAATAGATATAAATGACTTGAGCCATGTTATTAACTATGCTATTCCTCAAGAAGTGGAAAGTTATGTTCATAGAATAGGAAGAACCGGTAGAGCCGGAAAAGAAGGAACAGCTATAACTTTTATAACTCCTCAAGAGTATAGACGTTTATTACAAATACAAAAGGCTGTCAAAAAAGAGATTAGAAAAGAAAAATTGCCTAATATTAAAGATGTTATCCAGGCAAAAAAATTTAGAATAATTGATGATGTAAGTCAAATTTTAATTGATAATGATTATGATAATTTTAAAAAGTTAGCAAATGAATTACTAAAGATGGAAGAGCCGGAAAACATAGTTGCTGCACTTTTAAAATCAGTATATAGTGATATTTTAGATGAAAGTAACTATAATGAAATCTCGCCTGTAAAGATGGAAGAAACTGGGAAAACCAGACTTTTTATTGCTATGGGTAGAAATGAAAAAATAACTGCTAAAAAACTTGTTGATTTAATAGTAAAAAAAGCTAAAATAAAGCAAAGTACTATAAAGAATGCTGAAGTTTATGAAAGCTTTTCCTTTGTATCCGTTCCTTTTAAAGAAGCGGAATTAGTAATAGAGGCTTTTTCTAAAGATAGAAAAGGAAGAAAACCTCTTATTGAAAAAGCAAAGAAAAGATAA
- a CDS encoding toxin-antitoxin system YwqK family antitoxin, producing MKKILFILILNLLFISNSFSNTNSNIKEVNRSELKVKSAVYYLNDELYTGKAISKKDRFYFIDGRANGKWITFYSNGNIKSIINWEMGKLHGKYILYENDGTKSSEAIYFQGKENGPYKTYHKNGRLRMSGQYEMGLPTGTWEYFDSTGKLTGRTVVK from the coding sequence TTGAAAAAAATTTTATTTATATTAATTTTAAACTTACTATTTATATCTAATTCTTTTTCTAATACAAATTCTAATATAAAAGAAGTCAATAGAAGTGAGCTAAAAGTAAAAAGTGCTGTATATTATCTAAATGATGAACTTTATACCGGAAAAGCAATCTCAAAGAAGGATAGATTTTATTTTATAGATGGAAGAGCAAATGGAAAATGGATAACTTTTTATAGCAACGGAAATATAAAATCTATAATAAATTGGGAAATGGGAAAATTACATGGAAAATATATTTTATATGAAAATGATGGAACAAAATCTTCAGAGGCTATTTATTTTCAAGGAAAAGAAAATGGCCCTTATAAAACTTATCATAAAAATGGTCGTCTAAGAATGTCAGGTCAGTATGAGATGGGACTTCCCACAGGAACTTGGGAATATTTTGACAGTACCGGAAAACTCACAGGACGAACTGTAGTTAAATAA